In Coffea arabica cultivar ET-39 chromosome 9e, Coffea Arabica ET-39 HiFi, whole genome shotgun sequence, the genomic window TCTTTATGTGTTCTATTTCGTCTTTCATCTACACCATTCATAGTGGGTGAACCTGGCATAGTGTACTGTGGGACGATATCGCACTCCTCTAGGTATTTAGTAAATGGTTATGGACGTTGTTCACCTGAACCGTCATATCTACCATAGTACTCACCACCACGGTCAGATCtgatgcttttaattcttttgttgaATTGATTCTCAACTCCAaccttaaaatttttgaacacgTTCAGTGACTGTGACTTTTCAGAAATGAGATATATGTAGTCATATCTTGAAAAATCGTCTATGAACGATATAAAATATTGTTGACCATTCCAAACATATGTAGAAAATGACCCACAAATATCTGTATGTATAAGTTCTAAGACGTCTAAAAACCTATTGGCTTCAAATCTccttttattggtttgtttcCCCTTTATACAGTTAATACAATCATTAAAATCTGTAAAATTCAAGGAATCGAGAATTTCATTTGACACAAGCCTTTCCATTCCCGGTTTGGAGATATGTCCCAAACTCTTGTGCCATAATGCAACTGAATTCTCATTGGCTAATTTTCTTTTAACTCCTCTAGTACTCAAATGCAGAGATTCATTAAATGAGACAATCgtatcaattaaatatagattatcgTAATGCATTAAAGAACCAGaaccaatcaattttgaatcatgaaacaattcaaattttccatttccaaatgaacaaaaataatcaaatttgtccaaagtagaaatagaaattaaatttcGTCTAAAAGACGGTATAACAAATGTCTCATAGAGATCCAAATAAAATCCGGTTTTTAACAATAATATAAAAACTCCAATTGCCTCAACTTGAATTGTTTTGTCATCGCCCAcgtagatatatctttcattatcatTAGACTTTCGGCAATTCAAGCAACCCTACATAGACACACTGATGTAAGTTGTTGCACCAGAATCTAACTACCATGTGTGTCTAGGAACCGAAATTAAATTAACCtcaaaacaaaccaaattaaGAAGCATACCTTTCTTAGCACGCCAAACGTGATAGTTGGTGCAATACTTCTTTTGATACCCTTCAACTCCACAGAAAAAacaactattttttttcctgatcatctgatttcttttgttgtttcttttgtggcgTTGTACCTGCaggcccttttttcttttttctcttaagTCCCTTGCTTTTATTATTAGTGGTTGACACCAGATGAGCATTTTCTGTCTGCTCTTGCTTCAACATTTCCTCTTCCTCTATACAGTGTGAGATGAGTTCATTTAAAGACTAAATCTCCTTTTGACAGTTATAACTCATCTTAAACTGGCTAAACTGTGTAGgaagagatattaaaatcaaatgcacTAGTAACTCTTCAGAGAGTTTCAACTTAAGTGCATTTAATTTCGAAGCAAGATGAGACATCTCCATGATGTACTCTCTGATATTGCCTTTACCACTATATTTCATTGAAACTAGGCGTGTCAAGAGCGTACTAACTTCAGTCTTTTCGTTCTTGACAAATCTTTTTTCAATGTCCTGAAGG contains:
- the LOC140014695 gene encoding uncharacterized protein; protein product: MDLDLALRDDSSPPLTDQSTSDEKRNNERWERSNRLCLMIIKKAVPEVFRGTMSETTVTAKEFLQDIEKRFVKNEKTEVSTLLTRLVSMKYSGKGNIREYIMEMSHLASKLNALKLKLSEELLVHLILISLPTQFSQFKMSYNCQKEI